One Clostridiales bacterium genomic window carries:
- the pilO gene encoding type 4a pilus biogenesis protein PilO — MLIILAAFASFFLICKYGTGPQIKRYNDALKTYKNDMDNLLTLKSQQKNIAKLKNQVDELTKKNSESQNIIPDTVRYPEIIMDINSIILSSNCRIVKISFTEENNQTDRNNKIQNKTSKVLFAPVNFSVSGTYDDMIFLMGKIENNERKLSIDKVVMNKDRNTSSIIADFDISCPYLKQGNPYEPVKYPFMGINTGKKDLFN, encoded by the coding sequence TTGCTTATAATATTGGCCGCTTTTGCGTCATTCTTCTTAATATGTAAATATGGGACAGGACCACAGATTAAAAGATATAATGATGCTTTAAAAACATATAAAAATGATATGGATAATCTGCTTACCCTAAAAAGCCAGCAAAAAAATATTGCAAAGCTCAAAAATCAGGTGGATGAATTAACAAAAAAAAATTCTGAATCGCAAAATATTATACCTGATACTGTAAGATATCCTGAAATAATTATGGATATAAATAGTATTATTTTGTCCTCAAACTGCAGAATAGTAAAGATAAGTTTTACAGAAGAGAATAATCAGACTGACAGAAACAATAAAATTCAGAACAAGACGTCAAAGGTGCTCTTTGCACCTGTAAATTTTTCAGTATCAGGCACCTATGATGATATGATATTTCTTATGGGCAAGATTGAGAATAATGAAAGAAAGCTGTCTATCGATAAGGTTGTGATGAATAAAGATCGGAATACCAGCAGTATTATTGCCGATTTTGATATTTCATGCCCGTATCTCAAGCAGGGCAATCCTTACGAGCCGGTTAAATATCCTTTTATGGGGATAAACACTGGTAAAAAAGATTTATTCAACTGA